The genomic window CAACATCTTGCCCCAGCGCAGCCTTAACAGACATTCCTCAACTATGAACTCATACTGCTCATCTTCTCCCGTCTCTTTTACTGACGCTCCATTTGACTGGACGAGATTGTGTTGCATGAGAATAAGGAGGGCTGCTGAGGCAACAGAAGGTGAGAGACCGGATAGTCTGGCAATCGTTGGGGCTGGGAGACGACCCCTGTTGAGTAAAGTGGAGGCGACTCTCTAAGGGAACGGTGAGTGTATGTTTCCGAATGACAGCTATACTTACAGACACAACATCTCCAAACGAATGAGCTACAATCTGCTCACACAGCCTAACAGCTTCTTTCCCTCTATCCTGCATGGCTTCTGTTGTTGTGAGATATAGGTGCTTCGTTGTAATTTTCGTGGAAAGAGAGAATATGGGGAAAAGTCACGTGATATATTTGATAATTAATTCCGTTCGTGCTTGTTTTGTTTTGTTTGGATTGTTGGCATATCTGGGCGAACTGTTCTGTGCTGTACTTCTTTATTTGTATACTCCTATATTCTTACTGTGCTTTTTTATTTACATACTTCTATATTCTTCGGTGGAAGGCGTCTTAAGGACCATGCCAACAATAACAGGGGACACGAAGATACCAGTGAGTAGCCAAAATCTCTTGTTGACAACGCTTACCCAGCCAGGTCCCCACAATCCGTCATTTCGCAGATGAATTAGACTCCTTGGCTTATGCCCTCGAGCcagaagaaagagaagataCATGGGAAAAATTCGAAAAAGCTATCATTAGATTTACTGCGGTCACAAGGGGAGGAGGATATCAATTTACAGAGAGTTATGTCGAAGGCgttggaagaggaggtgTCGGATCAAAAATCGTCAGATGTGTAAGCGGTCGCCTTTGTATCACTTCAAAATTAGAGCTCTAATGATCACTCTTAGATGCTTTCCGATAGAGGAAGATTATCTGGAGTAGCAATAGAACTTGTTCAAACATTTGCTCCTCAATTAGGGCTGCACTTCAAGCCACTCGTTAATCTCTACCTCGAACCCCTCGTCGATCTCTTGGGGCGCCCTAACAAAGTTTTCCTGAAACGAGCCGAAAAATGTTTAGCGGTCATCATCTCCAACTGCCAAATCCCTACTATCCTCACTTCCCTCTACCGAGGACTAAACGACAACGCAGCGAGCTGTAGAAAAGGGTGTTCAATGGGCGTCGAAAGAGCTCTTAAAGAGTGGCCAGTTGAGTTATGGACAGAAAAGTGGCTGGTGATACTGGAAGAGAGCTTAAAGAAAATGGCGACGAATAAGGATCCGGATGTGAGGAAGGCCGGGAAGAATGTGTGGGCATTGTTCATGGATGCATGGCCTGAAAGGGTGGATGAGTGAGTTTTCAATCTCATCCATAAACACGAGGTAGTCAACGTATCTGACGCGTCTCCAGATTTTCAGCACCTCTCACTCCTACCATAAAGCGCTATCTCGACATCTCTGGTGCTGGGGGACTTTCCAAATCCAAACCAAGATGCCCCGCACCTCCTGCTCGCAAAGTCCTCCCACCTCTTACTTCATCTACCACTTCAGATTGTAACAAAACTTTGCAAAGAAGGGTTAATGACCTCCTTTCTGTACCTCGAGCTGCCCAcgcctcttcttcagctttCGTCACAGAAGCTGATCCCTCTGAGAAACGATCGTCTCATACAGAACCAACCATGAGCCACGAACCACATTGCATTTCTAAAGCCTACCACGAATATTCTCGACAGGAACGATCCCGCGCGTTAGAGACGGTCTCGCTTGTAAGTATGCACGCTCATGCACCATCCGGGGCTTTTTTACATGACgttcctccttctccatcaaATCCATCCGcattcttctctcctcctgTTCGGCATGAGCACCACACCCAACAAGTAAAACCGAAAGCTCTCTCCAAACCTGTCAGACCAACTATGCCTACATCGTTTTCCGTTCCTGCACTTCACGCCAACCCTTATTCCTATGTGAGCTCGAGTTCAAGCGGAAGAGCAGATGAACCTGTTAGACCGAGGAGATTAGGACAAGCGCAAAGGATCAAAGTGACTCTCCCCGtggagggagaagagggtgacCAAGAGCGCGAGCAACGCGAGTATGGACGTGGTCGGGACAAAGAGGGCCCCCTGAGAGGTGCTGTAAGACCCATCACAGCTGGAATGGGTGGACTGGGAAAGAAAGCTGGGCTAGGCCGTGCAGAGAGGAGGGTCGTCACAGCTCCTCTTCCTACGGCTAGCGGTCCACTGACAACTGGCGCGTTTGAAGGAGGAGCAGTGAGGTTGAGGAAAAAAGAACATAATATTGCTGTTACGGGTGAAGAGCAGGCTGAATGCGGTTCTACAACGCACGCATATCTGCCACCACAAGAAGGTTCAGCACCAGAAGCAGGACCTCGCATACATCACCCTCAACCCGAAACccagcagcaacagcaagGGTTCTTCTCCCCCGTTGTGGCACACGTACTTAAAAAAAATGTCGACTCCCCGCTGTTACCTGTGCTTATGGGTTCACATTCGAGAtcaccttcatcttcctccacGCCGTCATTAGAAAACCAGCTTCCACCTACTACCTCTACTCCATCCATCGCCCACCCTAGTACCTATGTATTGGAATCGGCATCCCCCTTGGAACAAAAGGACCTCTCAAAAGCGGAATCAcaagagggagaggaaaagaacgaagaggaggagatggagtTGATAAAGATATACCTGAAAGAAGTATATCCCCTTACCCCGCCTTCAGTGAAGCCATCTAGCaagaaaaaagaggaagTAGAACTGGCTAAACGGGTAGAGTTGCCTGGAAGTCCGAAAAAAggagttgaagaagatgggcAGAAGGAAGAACGTGAGGATAAGGATGGCTcagaaaggaaagagaaggagcAGGAACAAGCCCCGGCTTCGATATCTACATCCAATACAGCTTCAGTTCCCGCCCTAGCTTCAAATACAACAACCTCAGCGCCTGTTCCTCCCCCACCTCCTGCCTCCATTATTAACGCCCCACATTCCCGTAAACCTCCCATTCCAACTGCCGCCTCTTCCCGTCCCCTGAATCCGCGCCCGCGTGCCATTAGCGGCCCGTCCGTGTCTACCAAATCCATGAATAAACCCCCTACTAAGCCGATAGTGCGTAAAGCGTTTCGTCCTACATCTTCtacctcttccacttccgCGGCTGCAACAGCCGCAGTGTCCGCAAgtggaagtggaggaaGTCATTTGACAGCGGCCACGATGGCGAGTCGTGCGAAGGTTGTTGCAACGAATCCTAGCAAGCCGGTAATCGTAACTTCAAGCGTGAATGTTAGTGCCAGTAATACCGGTGTAGGAGGTGCAGCTGCTTCTTCGACTGCAGGGAGGACCGCAAAGTCTCAGTACAATACTGCATTTTCAAGTACGACGAGTTTAGCGAAAgtgaaagagaaggagaaggagaggacGAAACAAGAGCCAGTGAGGAGAACAGAAGCCAAGAAGGCTGCCACCACTGTACCTGCGCTTTCTCGCCAAGCTTCGACTTCATCCATGGCCGCTGCCTCTACATTAGCGAATGGTCGAGCCAATGCAATGCCAGGGCGCAAACCGCCCGTACCATCGCATGTTACTCTTCCACCGGCAAAAAAGGAACGTATAAAGTTGAAAATGCCTTTACCATCTTTCCGACCTGCGCGTGCTCGTCCAGTCGTCGCTGCTCAATTTTCAACATCCGGCACAGAAGTGAAGGGACAGAGAGTGAGAGGAAAGGAAATGAGGCCGGAGATGATTAGATTACCAGATAGCCCTCCTCCTGGAGGAAACGAAAGCAACATAAAAGGGATGGGACTAGGAGTGAAGGAGACTACGGGCGTAGTAAAGCGAGAGGAAGTACCGCGGCCAGCTGATCCCCATGAGATGGCTTTGCCTGAGGTTCCTCAGGAGTCGCTATCCCTGATATCAGC from Cryptococcus gattii WM276 chromosome E, complete sequence includes these protein-coding regions:
- a CDS encoding Hypothetical protein (Similar to SGTC gene model, INSD accession EAL20590.1; CNBE5100), whose product is MPTITGDTKIPVPTIRHFADELDSLAYALEPEEREDTWEKFEKAIIRFTAVTRGGGYQFTESYVEGVGRGGVGSKIVRCMLSDRGRLSGVAIELVQTFAPQLGLHFKPLVNLYLEPLVDLLGRPNKVFLKRAEKCLAVIISNCQIPTILTSLYRGLNDNAASCRKGCSMGVERALKEWPVELWTEKWLVILEESLKKMATNKDPDVRKAGKNVWALFMDAWPERVDEFSAPLTPTIKRYLDISGAGGLSKSKPRCPAPPARKVLPPLTSSTTSDCNKTLQRRVNDLLSVPRAAHASSSAFVTEADPSEKRSSHTEPTMSHEPHCISKAYHEYSRQERSRALETVSLVSMHAHAPSGAFLHDVPPSPSNPSAFFSPPVRHEHHTQQVKPKALSKPVRPTMPTSFSVPALHANPYSYVSSSSSGRADEPVRPRRLGQAQRIKVTLPVEGEEGDQEREQREYGRGRDKEGPLRGAVRPITAGMGGLGKKAGLGRAERRVVTAPLPTASGPLTTGAFEGGAVRLRKKEHNIAVTGEEQAECGSTTHAYLPPQEGSAPEAGPRIHHPQPETQQQQQGFFSPVVAHVLKKNVDSPLLPVLMGSHSRSPSSSSTPSLENQLPPTTSTPSIAHPSTYVLESASPLEQKDLSKAESQEGEEKNEEEEMELIKIYLKEVYPLTPPSVKPSSKKKEEVELAKRVELPGSPKKGVEEDGQKEEREDKDGSERKEKEQEQAPASISTSNTASVPALASNTTTSAPVPPPPPASIINAPHSRKPPIPTAASSRPLNPRPRAISGPSVSTKSMNKPPTKPIVRKAFRPTSSTSSTSAAATAAVSASGSGGSHLTAATMASRAKVVATNPSKPVIVTSSVNVSASNTGVGGAAASSTAGRTAKSQYNTAFSSTTSLAKVKEKEKERTKQEPVRRTEAKKAATTVPALSRQASTSSMAAASTLANGRANAMPGRKPPVPSHVTLPPAKKERIKLKMPLPSFRPARARPVVAAQFSTSGTEVKGQRVRGKEMRPEMIRLPDSPPPGGNESNIKGMGLGVKETTGVVKREEVPRPADPHEMALPEVPQESLSLISAETALKLEENKEKEREGDKSPTFSSTRSARLITLEEMPQSPIKLEKGRPASPLLTTGVEAVYPLLESGAGFKDRELRDGDEIKVDNRKVTGNESEGEEEIAIEDAYEREQKDERKQDQMGGHLMQENEIDIFSAPPSDAYSPIYEPSTTSGVSPRPSSPSLPTQIHTRSPASTSSTLSTATPHLPTHTSSTSRYTLATCNEASAPYNSAITLLLKLESELLIVESRDVQNFGMSVGDEGILVTPERRALAVKDVNTVQTNSVKQGDKGKGERLGTPEMGLEGDV